A window of Haliscomenobacter hydrossis DSM 1100 contains these coding sequences:
- a CDS encoding MgtC/SapB family protein, which yields MNIFEIINNPFGTFVLGLLVATGVGSIIGLEREFNTHHDVAHLGGLRTFTLIAVTGFIVGTLAQQTHVYFLLAGLLGFIGLLSTAYYIQALNQRLGLTTELGMLLTFSLGILIAYKFIQEALAAVVVITTILSLKEQLHGIVKKLTQEEMSAFIKFIILALLVLPLLPNQTFGPENSINVKDLGWIVLVVLTFSFGGYLLLKFGTPNKGILLSALIGGLFSSTMIAWIFASRSREKPEYGAVYGAGIVLASSVMLVRVFILCSIFAFPVAKLLLLPLSLMLFTSIVPAFISWRKEEKAQTGAIVAGNPLDVKNALFFAGLYIATTLLMYYSREWLSESMVYATAAVTGIADIDAITLSTAKWASQHTDQHRMAVNLILTAIFSNSIFKLSVSLIRGVPALKIAALKGFGLVIATGLLYLLLS from the coding sequence TTGAACATTTTCGAGATCATCAACAACCCTTTTGGCACTTTTGTTCTGGGATTATTGGTCGCAACTGGCGTAGGCTCCATCATTGGTTTGGAACGCGAGTTTAACACCCACCACGATGTAGCGCATTTAGGTGGCTTGCGTACGTTTACGCTGATTGCTGTAACGGGTTTTATTGTCGGGACACTGGCTCAACAGACCCATGTCTATTTTTTGCTCGCCGGGCTGCTGGGATTCATTGGTTTGTTAAGCACCGCGTACTACATCCAGGCCCTCAATCAACGTTTGGGGCTGACTACTGAGTTGGGCATGCTATTGACCTTCTCGCTGGGTATTTTGATTGCTTACAAGTTTATACAGGAAGCCCTGGCGGCTGTTGTGGTCATTACCACCATTTTGTCACTAAAAGAACAGTTGCACGGCATTGTAAAAAAGTTGACGCAAGAAGAAATGTCGGCTTTTATCAAATTCATCATTCTGGCGCTGCTTGTCCTGCCTTTGTTGCCCAATCAAACTTTTGGTCCCGAAAACTCCATCAATGTGAAGGATCTGGGCTGGATTGTCCTGGTGGTGTTGACCTTCAGTTTTGGTGGCTACCTATTGCTCAAGTTTGGCACTCCGAATAAAGGAATTCTGTTGTCGGCATTGATTGGTGGGCTTTTTTCCTCGACGATGATTGCCTGGATATTTGCTTCGCGCAGCCGGGAAAAACCCGAATACGGCGCAGTATACGGTGCCGGAATTGTACTGGCCTCTTCCGTCATGCTGGTCAGGGTATTCATTTTGTGTTCGATTTTTGCTTTCCCAGTAGCCAAACTATTGCTACTCCCTTTGTCCCTGATGTTGTTTACGAGCATCGTTCCGGCTTTCATCAGCTGGAGAAAAGAAGAAAAAGCACAAACCGGAGCCATTGTTGCGGGCAACCCGCTGGACGTCAAAAACGCCTTATTCTTTGCGGGCTTGTACATTGCCACTACCCTGTTGATGTACTACAGCCGCGAATGGTTAAGCGAATCGATGGTTTACGCCACTGCTGCCGTTACGGGTATCGCCGACATCGACGCCATCACCTTGAGTACGGCCAAGTGGGCATCGCAACACACTGACCAACATCGCATGGCCGTGAACTTGATCCTGACCGCCATTTTTTCCAACTCTATTTTCAAACTATCGGTAAGTTTGATTCGCGGCGTCCCGGCATTGAAGATTGCCGCTTTGAAAGGATTTGGCCTGGTCATCGCCACCGGGCTGCTTTATTTACTTCTCAGCTGA
- a CDS encoding alkaline phosphatase — translation MLKRLVQKISGKMLLLTGLTTVLWACGSAAPVESALPDKPKNIILMIGDGMGLSQISAAMYSNNNRLNMEQMPVLGFHKSYSYDDLVTDSAAGATAFACGIKTFNGAIGVDKDTLGVKTILEEAEENGLATGLIATSTIVHATPAAFIAHVVSREQYEEIAADMIKTQVDLLIGGGKKYFDRRENDSRNLYEEYQQKDYKVSDYSQEDMHDMRWDPTSNLLYLTADKHPLNVGAGRDYLPYATRRALEFLEKRSKDKGFFIMIEGSQIDWACHANDGKLAIKEALDFDRAIGEALSFARSRGNTLVIVTADHECGGMALNPGSKMNKIEPAFTTINHTASMIPVFAYGPMSKQFAGIFENTSIHKKMRQAFGFAETKTQTYRGSTSGGKNP, via the coding sequence ATGTTGAAGAGATTGGTGCAAAAAATATCGGGTAAAATGTTGCTGCTAACGGGCCTTACCACGGTTTTATGGGCGTGTGGAAGCGCGGCCCCCGTTGAATCGGCTTTGCCCGATAAACCCAAAAATATCATTTTGATGATTGGCGACGGGATGGGACTTTCTCAGATCAGTGCAGCCATGTACAGCAACAACAATCGCCTCAACATGGAGCAAATGCCCGTATTGGGCTTCCACAAATCGTATTCTTACGACGACCTGGTTACCGATTCCGCAGCAGGTGCCACGGCTTTTGCCTGTGGCATCAAAACTTTCAATGGGGCCATCGGGGTTGATAAAGATACGCTGGGGGTCAAAACCATCCTCGAAGAAGCGGAAGAAAATGGTTTGGCAACGGGTTTAATTGCCACATCTACCATTGTCCATGCCACACCTGCGGCATTCATTGCCCATGTAGTTTCCAGAGAACAATACGAAGAAATTGCGGCAGACATGATCAAAACGCAGGTGGACTTATTGATCGGTGGCGGCAAAAAGTATTTTGACCGCCGCGAGAATGACAGCCGCAACCTCTACGAAGAATATCAACAAAAAGACTACAAAGTCAGTGACTATTCGCAAGAAGATATGCACGACATGCGCTGGGATCCTACCAGCAATTTGCTCTACCTCACTGCCGATAAACACCCGCTCAACGTGGGTGCAGGCCGGGATTATTTGCCTTATGCCACCCGGCGTGCGCTAGAGTTTTTGGAAAAACGCAGCAAAGACAAGGGCTTTTTCATCATGATTGAAGGTTCACAGATCGACTGGGCCTGCCATGCCAACGATGGCAAACTGGCCATTAAAGAAGCCCTGGATTTTGATCGTGCCATCGGAGAAGCGCTTAGTTTTGCCCGCTCGCGGGGCAATACCCTGGTCATTGTCACCGCCGACCACGAGTGCGGGGGTATGGCCCTCAACCCCGGCTCAAAAATGAATAAAATTGAACCTGCGTTTACGACCATCAACCACACGGCCAGCATGATTCCGGTTTTTGCCTATGGCCCAATGTCCAAACAATTCGCGGGTATTTTTGAAAACACCAGCATCCACAAAAAAATGCGCCAGGCCTTTGGTTTTGCCGAAACCAAAACCCAAACCTACCGCGGGAGTACCAGTGGTGGTAAAAATCCTTGA
- a CDS encoding acyl-CoA dehydrogenase family protein — MNVETLENLQLIKESARDFAETYIRPHVMEWDEVSHFPLDLFHSMGHYGFLGVLVPEHYGGAGLGYQEYITVIEEIAQVCGSIGLSVAAHNSLCTNHILSFGNEEQKHQYLPKLASGEWIGAWGLTEPNTGSDAGRMKCVAERDGDYYVINGSKNFITHGASGNVAVVIVRTGELLDSHGMSAFVVERGTPGFLAGKKENKLGMRASETAEMIFDNCRVHKSQMLGEEGEGFIQSMKILDGGRISIAALSLGIARGAYLASVKYSKERHQFGQAIANFQAISFKLADMATKIEASELLVRKAGELKDLGQNVTKLSAMAKYFASETAVEVSTDAVQIHGGYGYIKDFPVEKFYRDAKLCTIGEGTSEIQKLVISREILKGR; from the coding sequence ATGAATGTTGAAACCTTGGAGAACTTACAACTGATCAAGGAAAGTGCCCGAGACTTTGCCGAAACCTACATTCGACCACACGTCATGGAGTGGGACGAGGTTTCACATTTCCCGTTGGACTTGTTCCACAGTATGGGGCATTATGGCTTTTTAGGCGTGTTGGTTCCCGAACATTACGGCGGCGCTGGACTTGGCTATCAAGAGTACATTACGGTAATTGAAGAAATCGCCCAGGTTTGTGGATCGATTGGCTTGTCGGTGGCTGCGCACAATTCTTTGTGTACCAATCATATTCTGTCTTTCGGCAATGAAGAGCAAAAGCATCAATACCTGCCCAAATTGGCCTCAGGGGAATGGATTGGTGCCTGGGGACTCACCGAGCCCAATACTGGCAGTGATGCTGGCCGCATGAAATGTGTGGCTGAGCGCGATGGAGATTATTACGTCATCAATGGCAGCAAAAACTTCATCACGCACGGCGCTTCGGGCAATGTGGCCGTTGTAATCGTCCGTACGGGTGAGTTACTCGACAGCCACGGCATGAGCGCTTTTGTGGTAGAGAGAGGTACACCCGGTTTTTTGGCGGGCAAAAAAGAAAATAAACTCGGCATGCGTGCCTCCGAGACGGCAGAAATGATCTTTGACAATTGCCGCGTTCACAAAAGCCAGATGTTGGGCGAGGAAGGGGAAGGATTCATTCAATCCATGAAAATATTGGACGGTGGCCGTATTTCCATTGCAGCCTTGTCTTTGGGTATTGCCAGAGGGGCCTACCTGGCTTCCGTCAAATATTCCAAAGAACGCCATCAGTTTGGGCAGGCCATTGCGAACTTCCAGGCCATCAGCTTCAAACTGGCCGATATGGCCACCAAAATTGAAGCCTCAGAATTGTTGGTGCGCAAAGCGGGGGAACTAAAAGACCTGGGCCAAAACGTGACCAAACTTTCGGCGATGGCCAAATATTTTGCTTCGGAAACCGCTGTTGAAGTGTCTACCGATGCGGTGCAAATCCACGGTGGCTATGGTTACATCAAGGATTTTCCAGTAGAAAAATTCTACCGCGATGCCAAGTTGTGTACCATTGGCGAGGGCACCAGCGAAATTCAGAAATTAGTGATTTCGAGGGAGATTCTGAAGGGGAGGTAA
- a CDS encoding DUF2165 family protein — MNNRMIKVAFSTFVGLYLALIVFNNLIDYGSNFQFVLQVTSMEDTFAFQANQWRSINNSILHHIFYISIIALELTICSLCLFGAYKMATHIKASDEQFKQAKTTATTGYALGIGLWFFVFAAIAGEWFLMWQSDEWNAQGTAFSLTCIFLLFLIFHTQENE; from the coding sequence ATGAACAACAGAATGATTAAAGTTGCCTTCAGCACTTTTGTCGGTCTCTATTTGGCCTTGATCGTATTCAACAACCTCATCGATTATGGTTCAAATTTTCAATTTGTGCTGCAGGTAACCAGTATGGAAGACACCTTCGCTTTTCAGGCAAATCAATGGAGAAGCATCAACAACTCTATTTTGCACCACATTTTTTACATCAGTATTATTGCTTTGGAGCTAACGATTTGTTCTTTGTGTTTGTTTGGAGCCTATAAAATGGCAACCCATATAAAAGCAAGCGACGAGCAGTTCAAACAGGCAAAAACGACTGCTACAACGGGCTACGCATTGGGAATTGGGCTGTGGTTTTTTGTATTTGCGGCCATTGCCGGAGAATGGTTTTTAATGTGGCAGTCTGATGAATGGAATGCGCAGGGTACCGCTTTTTCGCTTACCTGCATTTTTTTGTTGTTCCTCATTTTCCATACGCAGGAAAACGAGTGA
- a CDS encoding MarR family winged helix-turn-helix transcriptional regulator, with product MPARTIYLIKRLEIEVTARMTKILGAYEITPTQYIVLNFVEDHPDDLSSAQLSRRFSMTPQSMNENIKILQNKELLEKYTDPNHRRILRISLTEKGKETLKLCNSAMDGFEKEFLRPFSIMEKVEFRDLIGKLIEGFRNM from the coding sequence ATGCCAGCAAGGACGATTTACTTGATAAAAAGATTGGAGATCGAAGTTACGGCCCGCATGACAAAAATCCTGGGTGCTTATGAGATTACACCCACTCAATACATCGTGCTCAATTTTGTAGAAGACCATCCGGACGACTTGTCTTCAGCGCAATTGTCTCGTCGTTTTTCGATGACGCCACAATCCATGAATGAAAACATCAAAATTTTGCAAAACAAGGAGTTGTTGGAAAAATACACAGATCCGAATCACCGGCGCATCTTGCGGATCAGCCTGACTGAAAAAGGAAAAGAAACCTTGAAATTGTGCAATAGCGCAATGGATGGTTTCGAGAAGGAGTTTTTAAGGCCCTTTAGCATCATGGAAAAGGTGGAATTTCGCGATCTGATAGGGAAATTGATCGAAGGTTTTAGGAATATGTAA
- a CDS encoding spinster family MFS transporter — protein sequence MESKNTPSLSYAWFVVAILTLANVSSFVDRQILSLLVGSIKRDLHLSDFEISLLMGLSFALFYTLFGIIIGWYADRYSRRNIIIGGIAIWSLMTALCAGVRNYGQFFLARMGVGVGEATLSPSAYSMISDYFPKSRLGIALSVYSMGIFLGSGLALLIVSRIIPALPQEGMVHVPVFGDIFPWQLLFFYVGLPGLVIALILFTIKEPARKNLLQQADGQIIKPNLKESLKLVFAHPRAYLGICFGAAFAAMVSYGMNSWIPTYFNRNFGWTMPQAGLNYGLVLVTASLLGVLWGGWYSDHLVKKGITNGRVRVGVMTTAGILLSFFVPLLPDANWVLLGLFLPNFFLAGNIGASATAVQELMPNQVKVMAGAIFLFILNMIGMGIGPSLVAYFTDFVFHNEQAIPWSLLWLYVFGGGLGLLGFVLSSTPFRNAIQQKTSHSND from the coding sequence ATGGAAAGCAAAAATACACCCTCATTGAGTTATGCCTGGTTCGTCGTAGCCATTTTGACTTTGGCCAATGTCTCCTCATTCGTTGATCGTCAGATCCTTAGTTTGTTGGTTGGATCCATCAAACGTGATTTACACCTGTCCGATTTTGAAATCAGCTTGCTCATGGGGCTGAGTTTTGCCTTGTTTTATACACTTTTTGGCATCATCATCGGGTGGTATGCTGACCGTTACAGTCGCCGCAACATCATCATCGGCGGAATCGCGATCTGGAGTTTGATGACTGCGCTTTGTGCCGGGGTGCGCAATTACGGGCAGTTCTTTTTGGCACGCATGGGGGTTGGCGTGGGGGAAGCAACTTTATCCCCTTCGGCCTATTCGATGATATCCGATTATTTTCCCAAAAGCCGTTTGGGCATTGCCCTGAGTGTGTACAGCATGGGCATCTTTTTGGGCTCAGGATTGGCTTTGTTGATTGTCTCGCGCATTATTCCGGCTTTGCCCCAGGAGGGAATGGTTCATGTACCCGTTTTTGGCGACATCTTTCCCTGGCAGTTGTTGTTTTTCTACGTGGGGCTCCCTGGTTTGGTGATCGCGCTGATTCTCTTTACCATCAAAGAACCTGCACGAAAAAACCTTTTGCAACAAGCCGATGGACAAATCATCAAACCCAACTTAAAGGAATCGCTCAAATTGGTTTTTGCCCATCCCCGAGCCTATTTGGGCATTTGTTTTGGCGCTGCTTTCGCCGCCATGGTCAGCTACGGGATGAACTCCTGGATCCCGACCTATTTCAACCGCAATTTTGGCTGGACTATGCCTCAGGCCGGACTCAACTATGGCCTGGTTCTGGTTACGGCCTCACTCCTGGGCGTGTTGTGGGGTGGCTGGTACTCCGATCATTTGGTCAAAAAAGGAATCACCAATGGCCGGGTCAGGGTGGGTGTCATGACTACCGCCGGAATCTTGCTGTCTTTTTTTGTGCCGCTGCTCCCTGATGCAAATTGGGTATTGCTGGGGCTTTTTTTACCCAATTTCTTTCTTGCTGGCAACATCGGCGCTTCCGCCACAGCCGTGCAGGAATTGATGCCCAATCAGGTAAAAGTCATGGCCGGAGCCATTTTTTTATTCATCCTCAACATGATTGGCATGGGCATTGGGCCGAGTCTGGTTGCTTATTTCACCGATTTTGTATTCCATAATGAGCAGGCCATACCCTGGTCTTTGCTCTGGCTGTACGTTTTTGGAGGAGGCTTGGGGCTTTTGGGTTTTGTATTGAGTTCTACCCCTTTCCGAAATGCCATCCAACAAAAAACCTCCCATTCAAATGATTAA
- a CDS encoding crotonase/enoyl-CoA hydratase family protein, protein MINPMVETNIQDDILLVRLNRPKKRNALNDAIILALEKIFAQVPTTVKCAIVYGEGQHFSAGLDLSELQERDAVEGLMHSRSWHRALDAIQFGKVPVIAVLHGACVGGGLELASACHIRVAESSTFYALPEGQRGIFVGGGASVRVPKLIGLARMTDMMLTGRVYRAEEGERVGLAQYLVAEGEGLDKAIELAHKIGANAPMTNYALMHILPKITDSTQEVGMMMESLTAAIAQNAPEAKSRLQDFLDGKAKKVGE, encoded by the coding sequence ATGATTAATCCAATGGTTGAAACGAACATACAAGACGATATCCTTCTGGTCAGGTTGAACCGGCCAAAAAAACGCAACGCCTTGAACGATGCCATCATCCTGGCACTCGAAAAAATATTTGCCCAGGTTCCAACTACTGTAAAATGCGCCATTGTCTACGGCGAAGGCCAGCATTTCAGCGCAGGTCTCGACTTGAGCGAGTTGCAGGAGCGCGATGCCGTTGAAGGACTCATGCACTCGCGCAGTTGGCACCGCGCCCTGGATGCCATTCAATTTGGGAAGGTTCCGGTCATTGCTGTTTTGCACGGGGCTTGTGTGGGTGGAGGTTTGGAACTGGCCAGCGCCTGCCACATTCGGGTAGCCGAAAGTTCTACTTTTTATGCGCTACCTGAAGGCCAAAGGGGAATTTTTGTCGGCGGCGGGGCTTCAGTACGGGTGCCCAAACTCATTGGATTGGCGCGAATGACCGACATGATGCTTACCGGACGGGTCTACCGCGCCGAAGAGGGGGAGCGCGTGGGTTTGGCCCAATACCTGGTTGCAGAAGGTGAAGGACTAGACAAAGCCATCGAACTGGCCCATAAAATTGGCGCCAATGCACCCATGACCAATTATGCACTGATGCACATTTTGCCCAAAATCACCGACAGTACCCAAGAAGTGGGCATGATGATGGAGTCCCTCACCGCAGCCATTGCCCAGAATGCACCCGAAGCCAAAAGCAGATTACAAGATTTTTTGGATGGAAAAGCTAAAAAAGTTGGTGAATAA
- a CDS encoding feruloyl-CoA synthase encodes MQSFNPASANYRKINTLPNSIVQAAGEDGSFLLRSTIPLEDYPTRMTARLYSWAEKKPEQTFLAQRDENGTWKKITYQQAYSQVRVLAQALLDRGLNQQTPIAILSENSLEHALLALAALHVGIPHAPIAPAYSLRSSDFGKLRHCLTLLEPSLIFVSDYPQYAPALEAVADGIEVVAVKNVPVKSKISPFSELLKTAPSSAVEAAFDNIGPETIAKILFTSGSTAQPKGVINTHGNICANWQQITQTFPFMAERFEIIDWLPWNHTFGGNHNLGLTLYNGGSMYIDDGNPTPKGIETTVANLREMTPNIYFNVPKGFEELVHYFRKEPDLCRHFFSNVQLLFYAGAGLAPKVWNELEALALESVGEKIVMSTGLGCTEASPSAMFQQQAGGFPGLLGIPVPGLELKLVPKEGKLEARYRGPNITPGYWRNPAANAQAFDEEGFYCSGDALKLYEPGKPNAGLIFDGRISEDFKLDTGTWVSVGNLRAKLVASSHGLIQDAVITGHDRPFVGAILFLDLKHCRELTDLPDEATLADIIQAPGVQAALHRVLVELGESRTGSASFVHRAVLAPFVPSIDTGEMTDKGSLNQRMILQHHADLVELLYREEVEDTVIEIH; translated from the coding sequence ATGCAATCCTTCAATCCTGCAAGCGCAAACTATCGCAAAATCAATACCCTCCCAAATTCAATTGTCCAAGCGGCAGGCGAAGATGGGAGCTTTTTGCTACGCTCCACCATCCCCTTGGAAGACTACCCTACCCGCATGACCGCGCGGCTATACAGCTGGGCCGAAAAAAAGCCTGAACAAACGTTTTTGGCCCAACGCGATGAGAATGGTACCTGGAAAAAAATCACTTATCAGCAGGCCTATTCCCAGGTGAGGGTCTTGGCGCAGGCGCTCCTCGACCGAGGTTTGAACCAACAAACCCCCATTGCGATCCTGTCTGAAAACAGCCTGGAACATGCCCTGTTGGCCCTGGCAGCTTTGCATGTAGGAATCCCCCATGCTCCGATCGCTCCCGCTTATTCCTTGCGTTCGAGCGATTTTGGCAAATTGCGGCACTGTTTAACCTTGCTGGAACCCAGCCTCATTTTTGTTTCCGATTACCCACAATACGCCCCTGCGCTGGAGGCCGTGGCCGATGGTATTGAAGTTGTTGCGGTAAAAAACGTGCCGGTAAAAAGCAAAATCAGCCCTTTCAGTGAACTACTAAAAACCGCGCCCAGCTCCGCCGTAGAAGCAGCTTTTGACAACATTGGCCCTGAAACCATCGCCAAGATCCTGTTCACCTCTGGCTCGACCGCCCAACCCAAAGGCGTCATCAACACCCACGGCAATATTTGCGCCAATTGGCAACAAATCACCCAGACCTTCCCCTTCATGGCCGAGCGGTTTGAGATCATCGACTGGTTGCCCTGGAACCATACTTTTGGTGGCAACCACAACCTGGGGCTCACCCTGTACAATGGGGGTTCCATGTACATCGACGACGGCAACCCCACGCCCAAAGGCATCGAAACCACGGTGGCTAACCTGCGGGAAATGACCCCGAATATCTACTTTAATGTGCCCAAAGGTTTTGAAGAACTGGTGCATTATTTTCGCAAAGAGCCGGATTTGTGCCGACACTTTTTCAGCAATGTTCAGCTCTTGTTTTACGCCGGAGCCGGATTGGCGCCCAAAGTATGGAATGAGCTCGAAGCGCTGGCGCTGGAGAGTGTGGGTGAAAAAATCGTCATGTCGACGGGTCTGGGCTGCACCGAAGCCAGCCCTTCGGCGATGTTTCAACAACAGGCGGGAGGATTCCCGGGCTTGCTGGGCATTCCGGTTCCGGGGCTGGAACTCAAATTGGTGCCCAAAGAGGGCAAATTGGAAGCGCGTTACCGTGGCCCCAACATCACCCCTGGCTATTGGCGCAATCCTGCTGCCAACGCACAAGCTTTTGATGAAGAAGGGTTTTATTGCAGTGGAGACGCCCTCAAATTATATGAACCCGGCAAGCCCAACGCTGGTTTAATCTTTGACGGGCGCATCAGTGAAGACTTTAAGCTGGATACGGGCACCTGGGTCAGTGTCGGTAACTTGCGCGCCAAACTGGTGGCCAGCAGTCATGGTTTGATCCAGGATGCGGTTATCACCGGGCACGATCGTCCTTTTGTCGGGGCCATCCTTTTTCTTGACCTGAAACATTGCCGAGAGCTTACTGATTTGCCCGATGAGGCAACCTTGGCGGACATCATCCAGGCACCAGGGGTACAGGCGGCTTTGCACCGCGTACTTGTTGAATTGGGGGAAAGCCGGACGGGTAGTGCCAGTTTTGTGCACCGGGCGGTGTTAGCGCCTTTTGTGCCCTCGATCGATACGGGTGAAATGACGGACAAGGGGTCCTTGAATCAGCGGATGATTTTGCAACATCACGCGGATTTGGTGGAGCTGTTGTACCGGGAAGAAGTGGAGGATACGGTCATTGAAATTCACTAA
- a CDS encoding alpha/beta hydrolase family protein, which produces MKSKFLLLLLLCFCALFMRAQAPLELSKVDSGSIAGARYKILFPKNWKKKLLMYAHGYQFVGSPNQSADPNLAQKLRPFLDRGFAVACSDFRKQGFALPEGIEDTEALRKYFFKTYGTPDTAFVAGHSMGGGVTIGTIEYFPGVYKGALALCPLSSRPYLQTRKEFDLYAVFSVLFPGAVPPLSEVMKAGATFTPAPMQAVFGKAGPLRQRMMQDSAKAKILAQRFDLKLEDLPFTILFGEGVLRELVHQIGGNPFDNTNTLYSGFPDDWAVNLQVERLPAVPNGQAHLSRYDRTGNIQRPIVLVHTVYDQLISPQYAVNNFDNMVHQRGLERFLVVKFTNGQGHCAFSPEQTGIAFDALRKWTALKQKPQSGKIE; this is translated from the coding sequence ATGAAAAGCAAATTTCTCCTACTCTTGCTTCTGTGTTTTTGCGCCTTATTCATGAGGGCGCAAGCCCCCCTTGAACTGAGCAAAGTAGACTCGGGTTCCATAGCAGGTGCCCGCTACAAAATCCTTTTCCCCAAAAACTGGAAAAAGAAACTCCTCATGTACGCCCACGGCTACCAATTTGTCGGTAGCCCCAATCAAAGTGCAGATCCCAATCTGGCGCAAAAGCTGCGTCCTTTTTTGGACCGAGGTTTTGCGGTAGCCTGTTCTGATTTCCGCAAGCAAGGTTTTGCCCTGCCCGAAGGCATCGAGGATACGGAAGCCCTGCGCAAATATTTTTTTAAAACCTACGGCACACCAGATACGGCTTTTGTTGCCGGACATTCCATGGGTGGAGGGGTGACCATTGGCACCATTGAGTACTTCCCCGGCGTGTACAAAGGAGCCTTGGCACTTTGCCCATTGTCCAGTCGACCTTATTTGCAAACCCGCAAAGAATTTGATTTGTACGCGGTATTCAGTGTGCTTTTTCCGGGTGCGGTACCTCCCCTATCTGAGGTCATGAAGGCGGGAGCCACTTTTACCCCCGCACCCATGCAAGCGGTTTTTGGAAAAGCCGGACCCCTGCGTCAACGCATGATGCAGGATTCGGCAAAAGCCAAAATTTTGGCCCAACGTTTTGACCTAAAGCTGGAAGACCTGCCTTTTACCATCCTTTTTGGCGAAGGTGTACTCCGGGAATTGGTGCACCAAATTGGCGGCAACCCCTTTGACAACACCAATACCTTGTACAGCGGATTCCCCGATGATTGGGCCGTCAACCTCCAGGTCGAGCGCCTGCCCGCTGTGCCCAATGGACAAGCGCATTTGAGCCGTTACGACCGTACGGGGAACATCCAACGCCCCATTGTGTTGGTGCACACCGTGTACGATCAGCTCATTTCGCCGCAATACGCTGTCAATAATTTTGACAACATGGTGCATCAACGGGGCCTGGAACGTTTTTTAGTGGTAAAGTTCACCAATGGCCAGGGGCATTGTGCTTTCAGCCCAGAACAAACCGGGATTGCCTTCGATGCGCTGCGCAAATGGACCGCCTTGAAGCAAAAACCACAGTCAGGAAAAATTGAATGA
- a CDS encoding 5-methyltetrahydropteroyltriglutamate--homocysteine S-methyltransferase — protein MKYNPPFRADHVGSLLRTLEVRNNRLLWKKGELSAEELRAIEDLAIAKTVKRLEATGMRSITDGEFRRDYFHLDFLKELAGVTVTGGIEANPNAKAAEDGFTPPKLSVTGKLRHVHDIQVDDFKYLKSVVTQTAKVSIPSPTMVHFRGGRKSIDIDAYPDMDEFFSDLTACYRAEIAALYAAGCRYLQLDDTNLAYLCDPKMRAAAVERGEDPNELPRTYAALINSVIEDRPDDLTVGIHLCRGNYRSTWFAEGGYEPVAEVLFNDIAVDAYFLEYDDERSGDFAPLRFVPHHKSVVLGIVSSKVAALESVDDLCKRIDEAAQYLPLDNLCVSPQCGFSSTHHGNQMTHDDQWKKLELVVNTATKVWGNP, from the coding sequence ATGAAATACAATCCACCTTTTCGAGCCGATCACGTAGGTAGCCTGCTCCGCACCCTGGAAGTACGCAACAATCGCCTGCTTTGGAAAAAAGGGGAACTCAGCGCCGAAGAACTGCGCGCTATCGAAGACCTGGCCATCGCCAAAACCGTCAAACGCCTGGAAGCAACGGGTATGCGCTCGATTACCGATGGTGAGTTTCGGCGGGATTATTTCCACCTCGACTTTTTGAAAGAGCTGGCCGGTGTCACGGTTACCGGGGGCATCGAGGCCAATCCCAACGCCAAAGCGGCCGAGGACGGATTTACACCCCCAAAATTGAGTGTCACCGGAAAACTCCGCCATGTACACGACATCCAGGTAGACGATTTTAAGTACCTCAAATCGGTGGTCACCCAAACCGCAAAAGTGAGCATCCCCTCCCCTACCATGGTGCATTTTCGGGGCGGACGGAAGTCGATCGACATCGATGCCTATCCCGATATGGACGAGTTTTTCAGTGATCTGACGGCTTGTTATCGCGCTGAAATTGCGGCCCTCTACGCCGCAGGTTGCCGCTACCTGCAACTCGACGATACCAACCTGGCTTACCTTTGTGATCCTAAAATGCGGGCCGCCGCCGTGGAGCGTGGCGAAGACCCCAATGAATTGCCCCGTACCTACGCTGCTTTGATCAACTCGGTGATCGAAGACCGTCCAGATGACCTCACCGTAGGCATCCACCTGTGCCGGGGCAATTACCGCAGCACCTGGTTTGCCGAAGGAGGCTATGAACCCGTCGCCGAGGTTTTGTTCAACGACATCGCCGTAGACGCCTATTTTCTGGAATATGACGACGAGCGTTCCGGCGATTTTGCCCCGCTGCGTTTTGTGCCCCACCACAAATCGGTGGTCCTGGGCATCGTTTCTTCCAAAGTCGCGGCCCTGGAAAGTGTAGATGACTTGTGCAAGCGCATCGACGAGGCTGCCCAATACCTGCCGCTGGACAACCTCTGCGTCAGTCCGCAGTGTGGTTTTTCCAGCACCCACCACGGCAACCAAATGACCCACGATGACCAATGGAAAAAATTGGAACTGGTGGTGAATACGGCGACGAAAGTTTGGGGAAATCCTTAA